In the genome of Falco naumanni isolate bFalNau1 chromosome 5, bFalNau1.pat, whole genome shotgun sequence, the window tttacaaaaatggaaaatactgcCTTTCCCAGTCATTATGCACAAAGGCTTCCTATTCtgtctgtttctttgcttttttgacAGACTTACTCAATTTTGCAGAATGTCTTGGTACTGAAGCAAATTATAAATGCATAAGAAAAGCCTgagctaaaaataaattcagcatttcatttgaaaaggtaaatattttttttttccttgactcAGTGGAAGAAGGAGCTTCATCTGATCATTATAACAATAGCAGGATATACACTTGACTAGGTCAATAAGGCTCAGCAGAATACTTTAAATTTTGTCCTCTTTTCACACACACAAGTTATCATAGAATCTAAATACTTTGCATTCAGTGTTCTAGTTTAATTCCCACTGACAGAACTCTGAGATATCGGAGTGAAGGTTCTTGgcaaatatggaaaataaaggCTGAGAGTCCTTCATGGCTAAAATCAGGAGAGTGCTGATGAAAAGAGTGCTAGGTCAGAGTCTCAATCTGGGGGACTGAGTTTTGCTTATCATTCCCATTCCCAACACCTGACTTAGGTTGAAAGGGGAAAGAATGGGAGAAAATATCTGATTCAGTTACTGCTGTTGCTTGCTTCCTTAAGAACCTGTCTTCCTAAGGAGGAATTTGGAGATGGCTGGTTACAACTATCTTCTTAGATACAATGTAAAAGTCAATCTGAGCCAGGTCTAACATATGAAGCTAGCTGTATCCTATATCCCATAATGACTTCAGATTTCACATGCAGTTAGGAGCAGTACATGGCTACCTCTCTCCACCAAAATTCTCACGGAAGGACTTTTGGAAACTCAGAGGTTCcaattttcctgcttttcaagGTGGAAAGGAAGTGTATACATTTAGTGAATACTCTAGCAAATTCCCATGTAGATATATGGTAGAGTAagtctgaagcagcagcatccatAGCTTTGGCCTTTCCTCTTGCCTTCTTGTTTTAAAGGAACATCAAGCTGCTTTCTGGAGCCCTGCTAGGCACGTGGGTGGTTGGATCATAGATACAAACATAGTGTGCCATCGCATCTTTTGTGTGGATCTTTGTCAAGAATAAAAAGGGTTCTCAAATCCAGTAGGTAGGACTCATACGTCTTGCTCCATCTTTACATATTACCGAGTAGCCAGAACAGTCATGGTGCCTATAGTCTTAAAAGTTTTACTACTGTAGAGGGACACTAAGGCTGCTCTTCTGAGTGCATCCTTTgcagacaggaagaaaagattttcCCATCACACCCAGACTTACTTTAAATGCCTCATTACGTATTCCTTTACGACCAAGCCTGTTCTTACTGACATCGATGAATGTTAAGGTAGATGGTAACTCAGGGAGTTTCCTTATCCTATTGTCACGGAGGACCAGCTCCTTAAGTTGAGGCAATCTCTGGAAGGCATCATCATGGATCTCTGATATAAAGTTTGCAGTCAAATCAATCCTCCTTAAATCGTCTGGCAgagaaataagaacaacaaGCATGTAAGAATGCATTTCctgaaagttttgaaaaataaaaaggtaaatgGGTTATCTACATTACAAGTGaactttttttgaagttaatagtttttaaatgtctgtgtgTTCTGGGAATCCTTTAAATGGTTTATCTTTTGGAAACATAACATTCAAAGGGAAATAAACATATTCTCTACCACCTTGTTCCACATATCtattttcaactttttcttaatgaatgaagtttgatatattttttttttctaaaatacactgaaacactttttccaattaaaaaaagaaagaaaatgaaatttgcttTTGTCAAAAGAGAATGATGTCTAAATATCAGTGCATTAACgtgcattaattttaaatgtattattctGCAGCCAACTTCTATTTTCCACCCAGAATGTTGttaatgattattttattttcttttatgattattttatttttacgCTAACAGTGTATTTTGGCCTAAtacattttctctgttcttaTTGTTTATTCCCCCTTTTTATATATACCAATTGTGTTCCTTCCAAACCTTCATGTTGGTTTGGGCAAGCCAAACCCTTAtagttttctttcatgaaagGATCTTTGCATTCCCCTGAATTACTGTAGTAACCTTTTTTGGCACTGATTTCACACATCTCATAATGAAATCAGCAAACATTAGTTACACAAAGTTAGgtctaaaaaaaaccaaaaaaaatgtgGCTTGGTATTCCAAGTGGTAAGTGTATAACAAACCCTATCCCTAAATAGGGTAGGCTTAGTACTTCCTGAAAAATCTCTTATCTTTAAGACTTTTAAGtaggaaatgtgaaaatataaattcCCCGGGTCACCAATTTTGGCCAGCTTTAGGCCACAAATGGTTTTGGAGTAGCAGTTTTCATTTACTGAAGCTTTTCCTAGGTAATTCTGGAGTAAACCAATGAACATATACTTTAAAGGTAAAGTTTACAGGTAAAATTTaaaggtaaaattattttcacatagatactttgcaaatatttgaaagcaTGTCTACCTTTGAAACGGTCTTGTTTAGGGAAAGAGTACTTTCTAATACGCTACAAATGTTCTATGAGGTTTCGCGTTTTTCTACCTTTCTAAAACTGATTATAAGTAACAGCAGAAAGACAGATGAACTTTGTAATAGAGAATATGCATTTGAAGTACTGACCTTTATGttcaaaagcagcaaaccaCTTTTCCATATGTGCATTTATGTGCATAACCCTACCATCATCAAGCATTGTATAAAAAGAATCAATATGTCTTAGATTACTGTGAGCcagaaataatagaaattaaAGCTAATTGTAACAACACTGCTATCCATACTTAAGTTAGCAAAGTCATTTCTCTTGATCTTCCTGATTCTGTTGTAGCGTGAGTAGAAATACGTTGTTTTTTTAGGCAATGGTGGAACAGCATCAAGCTCGTGGTCATCACAGTAGACTGTGGTCCCTAGGCATGTACACAAAAGGCAAGTGGGAAGACCTatcaaagaatttaaaagaaaatagtttgttctaaaaaaaaagtcaattacTACAATGACATGCTCACCTAAGCACATAATTATAAGATTTTATCGATAATAAAGTTCACTCCCATTCTTTTTTGATCAACACATCGTATAATTGCAGCAAGTGATTAAATTCTgcttaaaagtaattttttttttcctgcctgtgccagATAAAAGGCCATTTAAGTTGTTCTAATACAGTGTTGCTCGGTCTATAACAATAGAATATTAGGTGACAGCAGCCAACAAAAGATCAATTTCCCCTAAGCTGTCAAGTGTGCACTTTCATCTCGATGGAGAAATAACAGCTGATGACTGAAACTTGTATTATTTTCCAAGTTCAGTTTTGTAGATAGTActtctgaataatttaaaaggaaattgatATTTTCCCACAGAGCTATGGCAAAGAACCCCAATTTCTTTTGCACGTTgtttaattatgttttctgaTTCAGAAATTCAGCATCCTGAAAAATTTCTCTATCAGTCTGAGTTAAGGTAACTTGGAGACCATGTTAACAAAACATTTGGTTACCACCAGaagttcattaaaatgaaaaattaggCCATTTCATCTCAGTCATAGAACAGCATGAATACCATGCACgcaaaagtttattttgatgGTACTGTTCAAATTTGGTGAGAATTGTGACACTGactgttttttctgaatgtaattttcagtacaaaaagTTGTTAGTTGCTGTGTGTATTGAATTTTTGATACAACTTTTCTTTGATTAGGGATATAAATCAGCAtatctgtttctcagtttttaatcttatagaaatacttttctgtttcatgttttcctcCTCATTGCAACAGATGTCTGGTCATTTGTTCTGGTTACTTTATAGAATAGTAGCATAAATAATGagtatgaaaatgtttttcttgcagaTTAATTTTTTCTACAGGTAAGTTATGGCTACATGGAAGATTTGCCTTCTCAGTCTTGTGTCAAATACCAACAGGCAGCATTATCTAACTGAAGGGCAGGCTATACAGGTCGTGTATTCTCAGGCAAGATTAAAGAATCAGTGACTAGACTACTCTATTTGAGAATCTCTACTTAGACATCCAGGAAAAACAATTCTGGAGAGGTAAGACTCTTTTAATACTTTCCCTAAGTTCCTTCACAGAACAGTTTAAATTAGCTACAGGGAGCAAGCCtgagacagggaaaaaataaattgtcacATCTTGTACCATTCCAGAAAACCTAGACCTAAAGGAACGTAGAGGTTAGGGTGGCTGATGTTTTTTTGAACTATTACAACATAGTACAGGAAGAGAGTTTCCCCTTCTGTCTTATTTTTTGACCTTGGAGGAGTGGTATTTGTCACCTATGGCTGGTGTAGACTGAAAAAAGGCAGATGTATGGGGAAGGATTCAAAAGATatcaacaagaaaaatgaacttGGCTTGATGTTCCTGAGCCTTGTAGTCTTCTATCCAGTACCAAgccaagaacagcagcaacatctGGCAGGAAAATATGttgctaaaaagaaataaagacacaAAAAAGATCTGACTTGATATGTTACCACCTTGACCCTCCCATGCATTCTTTAGTTGATGCACAAGTTGATTTGCATTCAGTGCTCAAAAACGTTGACAGATACAGGATTCATATGTAATATTtatgtgaaatgttttgtaatatcctgcagctttcaaaaatgaagaaaattgtattttttttcataatgctCCTGGGAAATTCtaatttccattttactttttttgtcttgatgggtgtatatttttttgcttgtcaAGGCTGACTAGCAATATGTATAAAAACAAGACTAGGAATGATTAACTTCACACAATTTTGGAAGCATGAActcttcccccctctccccactcATTTCATTTGTCTTCTGTGACACTCAGTTATAGTGTTAGGCATAGTAAAGAGTAGGATTTTCCTCTTGTTGTACGTTGCTCACCATAAAACACTAAGGCCCATCACAGCAGTGGATAACTCTAATGAACTTCAATTGCAAGTTTAGAGTAGCTGCTGACAAATGCCAGTTATTAGCATCACAATGTTTGTATGGGAGAGGGACAGATTGTGTTTTACAATCTTAAATCCCTTGTGAGATGCAGAAAGCTCTTATTTCACTATAGCTAGTCAGAAGGATAGAAAATCAGCTTTGCCTAAAATTTCTAAATAGCCCATTTCCTAAGTTTCACAGTTTCTAATTTTCACGGTCAAAAATTCTTcaacatttaaattatattttgtatGAACACATTTATAAAAACCATGTAACACATCATTATAATATAAAGTTATTTGGTGATGATATTGAAATTGAAGTCAATAAAAAAGTACTGGTGGCATTTGCCAACCATTAGCAAATTTTTAAGTTGTAAGTGTCTAagtgttaaataaaattttatttcaaaaaaatcttcattggCACAGTTATTTTCATAGTGAAATAGTGTGGAAATGTTTTAACTAGGTACCTATCCGACTTCAGAGCTTTCAAGGTAGGTATACTATACCTCTTTTCAGTAAGAGAGGTACAGAAATACACCTCCTCTTCAGTAATAGAGGTAGACATTAATAATCAAATAAAGTAGGTTCACTCAAAGCAAAGCTACACATGCAAAACTCATTTCTCTTTCCTACTAACCGTCTTGAGTTTGGGGCCCAAGAACCCCAGACCCCTGTGCTGAAAACCCATCAATTAATTTTGGCGTTGATGCTTCCTCCTCAAGTTCTTCTGTCAATGGTGCAGAAGAATAACTCTCTTGAATTATAGAAGGTAGTGCTGTCCAAATCTCTGTCTAGGGAAAATTAAGATGGAACAGGAAATGTTACTGTTTACTTCCACTGGCAGCTGTTCATCTTCCAGTTACTCATATTCTCCCACTAGAGGTCACGTATGTTCTAAGGTTTATTGCTTGAGCTGCATTTTATCCGGCAGCTATAATGAATTCTGATGATGTGTCAACAATACATAGAACTCCAACATACTTACTCATTTTTTGTCTCCATGTTTTAAATGTATGCGCTTATGCATATACTTCATTAGCAAGAACATGTACTAACAAAATGAGTTTTCCACATTTATTTAAAGCTAAATtagttttgtaattaaaaaaatgatatATTTGGTCTTACTTATCTAAAGCTAAATTAGTTTTGTGAtaaaaaatttatatatttgGTGTTACAAAGGAAAATTTGCTGTGAAGCATCAGAAAGGTGTAAGTCATATTACCATAAAATTGTAAATTGTACCGGTATAAATCCAAATCAAATATAGCTGTGCAGGCTTTGTTTTGAGAACAGTAACATGCCTTAAAAATCTTATTACTTAAGAATTCTGAACGCTAAGTTCATATACTACTTGCTAATATATAGACAgtgtttttgtcatttttttttttctgaatctgaatATCAGAAGGCTCTGGTTAGCTTCAGTCATCAGTAGCTGCATTATGTagtaagaaaaattaagaatataaataaaacattttagatTAAATCTTTATATACaaaaatcatataaaatttGGCAGACCTTTTCATGGAAAtagaaaactcattttttcttctccactcAACATAATTAGTCAAACCCGTAAATTTCATTGTGTTAACTTTAATTCTAAAGATGCATTCTGTTGATTTTACTGTATAAGAACTTCAGgataaaaatgaagatgtagCAATTTTCTTGCATTATATCACCCCTCCTAGAAAGAGTATTGCAGATTTGTGAGGCTTGTTGCAGGGGAGCCTATGTTTGCAAAGAGGCAGAGTGGTTTACTGTTATCACCCAGATACTGAGAATCCATTCTTGTGTGACCTTTG includes:
- the EPYC gene encoding epiphycan; amino-acid sequence: MQTFVNIFLGFFIFEPVGAASISDTVIYDSEFYDISLGELPRPFVYDENEQSDQLETEIWTALPSIIQESYSSAPLTEELEEEASTPKLIDGFSAQGSGVLGPQTQDGLPTCLLCTCLGTTVYCDDHELDAVPPLPKKTTYFYSRYNRIRKIKRNDFANLNDLRRIDLTANFISEIHDDAFQRLPQLKELVLRDNRIRKLPELPSTLTFIDVSKNRLGRKGIRNEAFKDLHELQHLYITDNNLDHIPLPLPESLQALHLQNNNIREMHEDTFCKMKDFTYVRRALEDIRLDGNPINLSKTPYAYMCLPRLPVGNLI